The DNA window GGAGGATGTTTTTGATGTTGAACACATAGCTTTCTTAGCTCTATGGCTATCAAAATTCATTTTTTGCTATAAGTCTTTGCAAGTAGCTAGGAGATTTCTGACTTTAGCCAATCAGTTACACGCTGGTCGAAAGGTCTGCATAAGTGAACTACTTCTAGCTAGCCTGTATGAAAGTCTAGGTTCTGCCACCACCAAACTCAAGGAGTATGAAGCTGGTACCAACTTACTCTTGTCTGGACCCTATTGGCTCCTTCAATTATGGTTGAATGCCACATTTGAGCCTTCCCTTCGAACCTTTGGCACTATCAATGAAAAAGATCCTGAGATAGCCAAGCTGAGCATCGAAGGGATTAGACTTCTATAACTGAATCCCAATGATGATATGGAGAATCTTCAGACTTGTCTCACTAAATATAAACTGACATTTTCAAAGCGTCACAACTTCACCTCTTCTATGGCCTCTTTCGCCAGTCGGACTCGTGGTCCAACCTGGTTCACTTCATCAATTGAGAATTCTGTAAAGGATGCAAACACTAAGGTCGAAGACATATGGCGTGCACTCCTTTTACCCAGATTGATGGTTTCCAGGATCTTACCGGTGAAGAGTTATGTTTGCCTGTTGGCTTATCAACCTAACTTTGTCTCTCAACAATTTAGGTTATACCAACTTATCCCTGAACCTCTTTTTACTCAAAAGCGAGAGATTTGCTTTGCAGGAGTAGATTATGTTGTTCGAGATATTGCAAAACACCGAGAATACCATGCATCTTTTGTTGAATTTAATCTTATTCCTTTTCAACCTGCTTTCTACACAACCAATGGTTTTTATACCTGGTAGACGGACTTATATTCGAACAACATGTTCGACACTACTCAAATCAATGATCATCTAACGAAAGCCTTCTCACTTGTGCAGGAAAATGTGTACAAAGGTAAGACAACACATTGCGAAGAAATCAAAGCGTTCCAGGATTAATTTGAAACTATCTATGATCCTACCCAGCTTAGTCGAACGGTTCAAGAAGCAGCACATACTTTAAGAGAAAAATTTACTAAATCACTTCCAAAATTAAAAATTCCTCGATCTGTAAAACCTGAACTCATGTATGATCTAACTTTCGAACTTCAACCACCCAAGTTTCCAAAGCTGCCTAGTGCTGATTTTGCCTTGGCATTTTCTCCACCTTACCCAGATTGGTTAACTTGTGGAAATATTTTTAACGAATTAAAAAATGAATCCCAAAAACGTGTCAAGAGGGTAATTTCGACTAAGCATACTCAGGACAGTTTCAAAGGTTTCCTCCACTATGACATGTCTGCAGTGAGAATTGTATCTCCGACATGTGAAGGTGTGGAGTCGAAGGAATTCCTGGTTTTACTTATTTTTCTTTCTTAAAACACAACTCTTTAACTAACTTTGCATGTGTTTCCTTTCAGCTATTGAAAGAAAAGCAGTTAAGAAGGAGAAGACTACTTCGACTACTGCATCAAAACCAACAACCTCTTCTAGCCATGGGGCTCCTTTTGCAAAGGGTGTTTCTCCAAAGAAAGTGGCGAAGGGTTCAAAGGTATTAAACCACTCTATTATTTTTATCTTCCAAATCTTCTTCTAACTATAATATGTTCATTTTCCAGGATAATGGCTTACCTCTTGCTACACCTAAGAAACGAAAGGCCCTTGATGGAGATGCAGCAATAGTCATTGAAGATGATGATACAGGAGTTCCTCTTACTCCCCTCaaaaccaagaagaaaaagaaaaataaggcaTCGACAGATGCCTCGTATCAAGCCACCAATCAAAAGGACATTCAAGAGAAAAAATTCCCCCCTTCTCGAAAGGATGATGGGCCTCAACCCTCTGGGATTGTGATTCTAGAGCATATTGGAAGCAATGCTTCTAATCCTGATGATCACAATGTATAATTTTCGCTTAATAATTAATTTCCTTCTAAATGATTTCGATTCTCAATCTAATGTTTTTCCATTTTTTGTAGGATAAACCAAACACTCCTCCTGACTCTTCTGCGAAAATTCCTCTCCCGGCGAAGATGCTCCAAAAAAGTCTGCAAAAGCTGGCGAGGAAGCAATGGAGGAAGGTAAAGAAACTGAAGATGATCTTAGAAATTATCCTCCAAAAAAGACTCAATTCTTTGAAGACTATGTCGAAGATGATGAgcaatattcagataatattgaGAAGTATTTTGATGATGAGGATATGGATGAGGAGACAGAACAAAGTCCTGAAAATAAGGAATCGAAGCTTGATGCAACTGAAAAATCAAACCATGATCCAGCAAACGTTCGACCAATCTCCGTCCAGGCACCAGTCACACCCCTTACTGAAGAAGAAAAGGTTGCCCTCAAAGCAAGTGATCCTCTTAAATATGCCAAACTGATGATTGCTCTAAAGGAGTCTTCTTCTAAAAAAAGCTTTTCTAGAACTTCTACCCAGTCAGGTGTTAGTGCAAACGAAGCCTCCTATAATGATCTTCTCCAACAAGTGAAGACGGTTGTCTTCGAAGTTGACTTGTTCGAAGTCCTGAAGAAAGACCTTACTACTTCTTTTGGGATAAAAAAGCAGATCAGTCGAATCAACATTACTGCATGCCCCACTAATATAGGTGAGGCTTTGATTGATATCCAAAACTTTAATATAGGTGGATGCCAAATCGAAGCTTTAAGCTGCAGAAAAGGCACAGACTGTCGAATTTGATAACGCTCTCACTACTTACAAAGCATATGAAGACTTGGCGCACTCAAGGAAGAAAGCCCATACAGAGTATGATACTTACACAACTTCGATCAAGCTCTGGGAATCTCACACCCTAGATCTGCAGAAGAAGATTGTTGAGgccaaaacaaagaaagcatCTATCACAAGATTGGATACTACTGAGGCTGATGCCCTGGTGAAAGAAAGTGTAGCGCATCTCGAAAAGGCTGCGACTATGAATGAAGAAATTTCTCGCCTCAAAGGCATACAGGCTGATGTCCATTACAAACTCAGTTTGGCGAAGATCAAGTATGACAGGATGAAGACTACCAtgcctttttaattttaatgtgtAATTCTTCTTTGatgtattttatttatgtttcaagTACTCAAGACAAAGCCATTTTGGCATCCTTTAATTTTATTCCTGTACCATTTTGGCTATGCATGATCTCTTTTATTGTTATTTCGTCAATATTCTGATTTCCTGTAAGAATGGTTTGTACTTCTTTAAGTACTTCCCATTTACTTTTAGGATCGttcgatcttctgctaactcttttatctcataagcattatttgaaaatactttAGGATTCGAAAAGGCCCTTctcaatgtggggaccatttacctaaagcTTGATTTTTttgatctataggcaaaataactttccaaaccaaATCATTGATAATAAAAGCTTTACCTttgacctttttattgtatgctctggccaccctttctttttgtcttcttAACATTTCTAAAGCGCGCAATCTTTCTTCGTCTAAATCTaccaattcattcatcatcatttcccaataaagatttggagaaatttcctCTTGCTTTTGAATTCtaactgattgcaagtatatttcgacTGACAAcaccgcatcatgtccaaacgtaagTTGGAAAGGTGTAGTATTAGTTGCTTCCTTAggtgacgttcgacaagcccaaagtgcttgatctagagttttatgccaattctttggcTTTTCccccacatgtttctttataaggCCAATTATCACCTTATTGGCTGCTTCGACCTGACCGTTttcttgagcataataaggtgtagacgTTAGCAGTTCGAAAcctatttttttttgcaaattcctgcatctttcgaccagtaaagactgatccctggtATGTTGTTATACTTTCTAGGATTCCAAATCTATAGAGTAGTTGTTTCTGAATAAATTTGATAACAATCTCTTGATCTACATTTACTAAAGGTATGACTTCAACCTACTTTGTAAAGTAATCTATCCCTACCGGGATGTATCTTTGGCCTTTGGATGAAGTAGGTCGAATATCTTCAATTAAGTccaatgcccaacctctgaaaggccatggcttgATAATTGAATGAAGTTTGCTTGCAAGAGTATGTTAGACACTTGCATGCATCTGACATTCTTGACATCCTTTAGCAAACTCTATACAATATTTCAACATAGTGgaccaatacattccataacgaaatagCAACCATTTCATCTTGTGGCCTGCTTGATGGGCCCCACAGGCTCCACTATGGACACTAGATAGGGCTAAATATGCTTCACTTTCTTCTAAGCATTTCAATAAGATTCCCTCAGGGGTTATCTTGAATACACTTCCCATTAAGAAATAAGACAATGCTCTATGCTTAATTTTCCTTTCTGTGTTTGTCGAAGGGTCtctaagataattgataattggactcctccaatctgtatctatTAGAGTGTCAACAgttaatacttcaaactcttcttGGCTAGCAAAGCCTAACTATGTAGTCTCCAAATATGTAGGAGATAATCTGGTAGCCATTGTTTTCCCTCTGACTTCGACCAACTCTTCCAATCTTTCTTTCGACACTTTATATCCTTATGCTATTTGTGCCAGATCATTGCCTCTTGATTTTTTATTCTGGGGACATGTTTTATATCcacatattcaaaaaaattaagtAACCTATTTGCCATAACAAAGTACATAATCAGATTCTCCTTTATGCCTTTGTACTCCTTCGTTAATTGTTTTATTACCAATTCAGAGtcccctttaatttcgactctggttgcccccagttCCAACAAAGCTTTAAGTCCTGCAAGCAAGGCTTCATATTCTGCCTCGTTGTTTGAACATAGAAGGCCTTTGATTCTATACTTGAGTTTTattggaattccttcaggagaaattatcagaaCTCCAACTCCACTACCATCTTTGTTTGTGGAACCATCAAAGAACAATTTCCAAGGTTTTAATTcaacaatgtgttgatggttttcGACCACTACGTGGtccacaatgaaatctgacactaCTTGACCCTTCATTGCTTTTCAGGGCAAGAAGGCTAAGGAGTACttagtaagggctaaagcccacttgtCAATTCGACTGtgtgatattggctttgacaacatatgtttaataacatcgaaATATaaagaaacataaacatcaacaggttttatataatatttaagttTTTTACATGAGAAATACAAACAGAGGAAAAGCTTTTCTATAGCAGTGTATCTTGTCTCTACATCATTTaatactctacttaaataataaatggctctttcgacgccatctTCATCCTCTTGTGCTAACATACTTCCTATGGTAGTGTCAGAGGCTGATATATACAATCTCATAGGTTTTTTCGCATTAAGGGGTGACACAATGGGTGGATGCATCAAATACTGCTtaatcttttcgaaggcttcttgaTGTTGTTTATTCCACTCAAACTTTCCTTGTTTCAGGCAAAAGAGGGGAGAAAAAGCTTGAGTTCGACCACTTAAAttggagatgaatcttctcagAAAGTTTATCTTTCCTAATAGTGACTGCAACTCCTTTTTTGTTGATGGTGCTTTTGTTTCCATGATGGcctttgtcttgttttggttgatttctatccccttTTTATGGACCACAAAGcctaggaaatctccagcctgcacaaagaaggTGCATTTAagagggttcatcttcaagccatactTTCACATTCTTTCAAATGATTGGCGAAGATGATTTAGATGAGCTTCGTCTGATATAGACTTTATCACAATGTCATTTATGTACACCTGCATAAAGGTTTCTATATAATCATGAAATATTGAATTCATTTCCCTTTGGTACGTTGCTCCAGCATTCTTTAGGCCAAAAGGCATAActacccattcgtaggtgcctgtTGCCCCAGGGCatcgaaaagctgttttggacacatcttcctcAGCAATGAAAATCTGGTTATATCTAGAGTATCCATCTAACATACTAAGATACTCAAATCTTGCAGTTGAATCAACTaccatttctgccacaggcattggatactcatccttaggagttgctgcatctaaatcacgaaaatctatgcatacccttaaagaaccatttTTCTTAATTACATATAAagcatcataaaataaaaaactaattactaactttcaaaatcaaattaataagAATCAAATATCACTTGTAAATGTTCTTCATTTTTCAAATGGTTTGAAACTATGTGAACTTTCATAAACTAAAAAAAGTTTCTTATATCAAAATAGATTCTGAGACGTTGAATGATATACTTTGAATTGTGATATTGAGAAGATAAAGTCTATAATCCAAATATTGGATTTAACATATTTTCATTTCTCAATAACAGTTTGAGTGCTTGTGTTTTTCATCATTGTGTGTTGGTGAAAAGTATTTGTAAATAGTAAGTGATGTATTTTCTGAATTTTGTGAGGATCATCCTAGTGTTTGGTGATTGTGAAAAGATTCTTTGAATCGAGGTGATTCAAAGTCTACCATAAAGTTTGGTATTTGTGTATGTGTTAGAAGGTTGTAAAGAAGTCTTGGTGTGAAACTTGTACCCAGATCTAAATATAGGACAAAATCCTCTAAGAAGTAGAGGGACTAGATGTATCATTGATTGATAAGAAGACCTAGTATAATTCTTATGTGTTGTTGATCTTTATGCCTCTAAAATTATGCACTTTACATTATCTTTAAGTAACATTCAATCACATATTTCTTGTAAAATTAAAGTTGAAAAAcattgcacaaaatcaagaaaaaaaacattattgatAAAATTGTATCCTAGTTGCTCCAGTGATGGAACTAGAAGCAAGCAGTTTAattttagtaaataaataaatgcatGTCAAGCTCCAATATATTCAATTGCTTGAAACTTTTCAATGTAGCATAAACTCCCTTTCACCCTCTTGTTACCTTCTGCATTTGAGTACATATTTCAATGACTTCAGCTAATGGTGCCCAATCTCCAAAGTTTCTCTCTATAAACTGATAAGCAATGCCACTCTTTCCACTCCCTATAATAAACAGTCCTCCCTTTATTTCACCTTCACCTTTAAAATTATACTCAATGTTCATACTTTTCGATCGCTTGTAATTCGAAAGTGCTCTCGGATTCAGCAAAAACCCTGATATAAAATTCTCTTTAAGTAGTTTTCCACCACCAAGAGCTTTATAGAACTCCCTGCTACGATCAAGAACTACCACTCCTCCCCAGTATCTAGGCCAGAAATCTTTTACCTGTTTTACAATGATAATATATAGTTCAAACCTATGAAGAATGATACAATACATGAATGGAATGAAGAATGATTTTTATTACCTCTGATTCTATGTCCTCATGAAGAACTACGAACAGTTGAACACCAAGTGAATCAAATATTGGTTTTCTCAAATAAAGCTGGTGTGCCTCAGCTCTACACATGATGCACctaaaagaaaaagtttacaTAATAGTTTGATCTTCATCCCAACATAATACTATTACTAACAATACTAACATTCGTCGTTAAGAAAAGGCGTACCCTGGTCGTCGAAGACACAAGAAAACAGCCGGTTTATTTCGCCAAAGTTCAGAAGCCTTCAATGGTGGAGTTTTAAATTTTAACAATGGTTCCATACCAATCTTATACTCGGGAGTTAATTTCTGAACTGAAATATTCTCAACAGCACAATAATTAGCAACTTGGTCACTAACTTGAGG is part of the Vicia villosa cultivar HV-30 ecotype Madison, WI linkage group LG2, Vvil1.0, whole genome shotgun sequence genome and encodes:
- the LOC131648818 gene encoding uncharacterized protein LOC131648818, producing the protein MASFSVEEFIGNGVLKELLQKLLEEGWDDVPTLKIMGTEDMELIYMTQKQKEVLGMRCYLHDKGLMQYADKMEESGENLLELLKLSTNDLVSKFEMKRGHVARFINKTRRDDSLKLQKLPLRRRTSIVIHGDDSIIPKSNGSNYTSSNSSTTRSNTRSNAGSDEQSMINDMKIKDGYVFKGIVASEPAEPRACGCLKPPQVSDQVANYCAVENISVQKLTPEYKIGMEPLLKFKTPPLKASELWRNKPAVFLCLRRPGCIMCRAEAHQLYLRKPIFDSLGVQLFVVLHEDIESEVKDFWPRYWGGVVVLDRSREFYKALGGGKLLKENFISGFLLNPRALSNYKRSKSMNIEYNFKGEGEIKGGLFIIGSGKSGIAYQFIERNFGDWAPLAEVIEICTQMQKVTRG